One genomic region from Mangifera indica cultivar Alphonso chromosome 17, CATAS_Mindica_2.1, whole genome shotgun sequence encodes:
- the LOC123200918 gene encoding probable receptor-like serine/threonine-protein kinase At5g57670: MFSSTASSSKILVAISLDPDESKELLSWAVTVLAHPNDSIVAIHVLVGEESKKLGSISKRRYQIRQAKAYVISILGDFANTCQSKQINLEAKVGFSSSFGRGLIQEAEFISADFLLLHGSRNRSPNKFSQQITRYCLENAPEGCTIVSVGKCVEENKNSSLDSSNSAETHQLDSNHLSKITNNEKEHIVFEKTRSKIPSPITVFDQLEEESNSTEDDTFSAEDSSTISQSPPLQTPKFKGQFNKNNLVSPYRLITSILNSPWRRRNRSLSNKERHQPLLKCFSFMEISKATNNFHPDNMVGQGGYSEVYKGNLSDGRTIAVKRLAKDNKNANKEKEFLMELGIIGHVCHPNTATLVGCCIENGLYLIFNFSQNGNLESAIHGKRTKSLDWPVRYKIALGVARGLHYLHKCCKHRIIHRDIKASNVLLGPDYEPQITDFGLAKWLPNKWTHHAVIPIEGTFGYLAPEYFMHGIVDEKTDVFAFGVLLLEIITGRKPVDSSQQNLLLWAKPFIESGNITELIDPSLENNYDSDQLHRLVLASAYCVRQSSIQRPSMSEVLELLTNGHGSEVAKSWRMPKLTSDSDELNDFSMFFGYQVPTDIDLEEFL, from the exons ATGTTTTCTTCAACTGCTTCTTCTTCTAAAATTCTCGTAGCTATTTCTTTAGACCCAGATGAAAGTAAAGAGCTTCTCTCTTGGGCAGTCACAGTTCTGGCTCATCCAAATGACAGTATTGTTGCCATTCATGTTCTCG TTGGTGAAGAATCAAAGAAGCTTGGATCGATTTCGAAAAGGCGATATCAGATTCGTCAAGCGAAAGCCTATGTCATTTCTATTCTAGGTGACTTCGCCAACACCTGCCAGTCGAAACAG ATAAATTTGGAGGCTAAAGTGGGATTTAGCTCCAGTTTCGGAAGAGGTCTAATTCAGGAAGCAGAATTTATTTCAGCTGATTTTCTTCTGCTTCATGGCTCAAGAAACCGTTCACCAAATAA ATTTTCACAGCAAATTACAAGGTATTGTTTGGAAAATGCCCCGGAAGGCTGCACAATAGTGTCAGTGGGGAAATGtgttgaagaaaacaaaaattctaGCCTGGATTCTTCAAATTCTGCAG aAACTCATCAGTTGGACTCAAACCACTTGAGCAAGATCACTAATAATGAAAAGGAGCACATTGTCTTTGAAAAAACAAGGAGCAAGATTCCATCACCGATCACTGTTTTCGATCAACTGGAGGAAGAATCTAACAGCACAGAAGACGATACATTTAGCGCTGAGGACTCGAGCACCATCAGCCAGTCTCCTCCTCTGCAGACTCCCAAGTTCAAAGgccaattcaacaaaaacaatttaGTGTCTCCTTACAGACTCATCACTTCAATTCTGAACTCACcttggagaagaagaaatagaagTTTGTCCAACAAGGAAAGGCATCAGCCTTTGTTGAAGTGTTTCAGCTTCATGGAGATCTCGAAAGCCACCAACAACTTCCACCCAG ATAATATGGTCGGTCAAGGTGGGTATTCGGAAGTATACAAAGGCAATCTTTCCGATGGAAGAACCATTGCTGTGAAGAGGCTGGCCAAGGACAACAAAAAtgcaaacaaagagaaagaatttcTCATGGAATTGGGCATAATTGGGCATGTATGTCACCCCAATACCGCAACTTTAGTCGGTTGCTGCATAGAAAATGGACTCTATCTCATATTCAACTTCTCTCAAAATGGCAATCTGGAATCTGCAATACatg GAAAAAGAACCAAGTCCCTGGATTGGCCTGTGAGATACAAGATTGCCCTGGGAGTTGCCAGGGGTCTTCATTATCTTCACAAATGTTGTAAGCACCGTATAATTCATCGCGACATAAAAGCCTCCAATGTCCTTCTTGGACCGGATTACGAGCCCCAG ATTACTGATTTTGGACTTGCAAAATGGCTTCCAAACAAATGGACTCACCATGCTGTGATCCCAATTGAGGGGACATTTGGGTACTTGGCTCCAGAATACTTTATGCACGGAATCGTAGATGAGAAAACTGATGTTTTTGCCTTCGGAGTCCTCCTCCTGGAGATCATTACAGGGCGAAAACCTGTCGATTCATCACAGCAAAATCTTCTCTTATGG GCAAAGCCCTTCATAGAATCCGGAAATATCACAGAACTGATTGATCCGAGCCTGGAAAATAATTATGATTCGGATCAACTGCATAGACTAGTGCTAGCTTCAGCCTATTGCGTGCGACAATCATCAATTCAGCGCCCATCAATGAGCGAG GTTTTGGAGTTACTCACTAATGGGCATGGCTCTGAAGTCGCAAAGAGCTGGAGGATGCCAAAGCTTACTTCTGATTCGGATGAGTTGAATGATTTCTCCATGTTTTTTGGATATCAAGTGCCAACAGATATAGATTTGGAGGAGTTCCTATAa